The following coding sequences lie in one Lepus europaeus isolate LE1 unplaced genomic scaffold, mLepTim1.pri SCAFFOLD_32, whole genome shotgun sequence genomic window:
- the LOC133754930 gene encoding zinc finger protein 658B-like, whose amino-acid sequence PYKCNECGRSFTYNSAFRAHLRTHTGQKPYECNDCEKTFAHNSTLRAHQKIHTREKLYECGECGKTFSQKTHISAHLRTRRGEKTYKCNQCGKTFSEKSYISAHQRIHTGEKPYECTIFGKTFAHNSTLRVHQRIHTGVKSYECSECGKTFFQNSHLSAHQRIHTGEKPYDCMNAGKLLLKIQLSE is encoded by the exons ccatacaaatgtaatgagtgtgggagATCTTTTACATATAATTCAGCCTTCAGAGCACATCTGAGAACTCACACAG GACAgaagccctatgaatgtaatgactgtgagaaaacatttgcacatAATTCAACCCTCAGagcacatcagaaaattcacactagAGAGAAACTCTATGAATGTGGTGAATGTGGAAAAACATTTTCCCAGAAGAcacac ATCTCAGCGCATCTGAGAACTCGCAGAGGGGAGAAAACCTACAAATGTAATCAATGTGGCAAAACTTTCTCAGAAAAGTCATATATTAGtgcacatcaaagaattcacacaggggagaaaccctatgagtGTACTATATTTGGAAAAACATTTGCCCATAATTCAACACTCAGagtacatcagcgaattcacacaggtgtAAAGTCCTATGAATGTAGCGAGTGTGGAAAAACATTCTTCCAGAATTCACACCTTAGtgcacaccagagaattcacaccggggagaaaccttatgactgTATGAATGCAGGAAAGCTTTTGCTCAAAATTCAACTCTCAGAATAA